The following proteins come from a genomic window of Citrobacter europaeus:
- a CDS encoding DUF2877 domain-containing protein, which translates to MEQVFSRAVNLLIPEQQRLLTLLSEGCDNAPNSCRLALTHCEELFYPGEWVSFTRSGIAVGNDKWIETSGCLPWRIPRWTPDAVSLAAIRWLCWEELIRQQLRSDDSLFLYQGDNPFYQEITRQLLNRRQTLLAALHTGENISTAVSHLIGLGIGLTPSSDDYLVGLSTILFIPGHPLGKYREDFLVALQRAGNNTTLLSKITLEEAFHQRYRESVGRLLNHIITEQQLVSTQYITDIKNIGSSSGCDMLYGMADACALSHRSGGNYVDQDSC; encoded by the coding sequence GTGGAACAGGTTTTTTCCCGCGCGGTAAACCTGTTAATACCCGAACAGCAGCGACTGCTGACGTTACTGAGTGAAGGTTGTGATAACGCGCCTAACAGCTGTCGGCTGGCGCTGACGCATTGTGAAGAGCTGTTTTACCCCGGTGAGTGGGTCAGTTTTACCAGGTCGGGAATAGCAGTTGGCAACGATAAATGGATAGAAACCTCCGGGTGCCTGCCGTGGCGCATACCACGCTGGACGCCAGATGCAGTAAGCCTTGCCGCAATCCGCTGGCTGTGCTGGGAAGAGCTTATCCGCCAACAGCTAAGAAGCGATGACTCATTATTTTTGTACCAGGGAGATAACCCGTTTTATCAGGAAATCACCCGTCAATTACTCAACCGCCGACAAACTTTACTGGCGGCGTTACATACAGGAGAAAATATCTCTACAGCGGTCAGCCATTTAATTGGTCTGGGGATTGGTCTGACGCCCTCATCGGATGATTATTTAGTGGGCTTAAGCACCATTCTATTTATTCCCGGGCATCCGCTGGGGAAATATCGTGAAGATTTTTTAGTTGCCTTACAACGTGCTGGAAATAATACAACGTTACTCAGCAAAATAACGCTGGAGGAAGCCTTTCATCAACGTTATCGGGAAAGCGTCGGACGGCTGCTGAACCATATTATTACTGAGCAACAACTCGTTTCTACGCAATATATTACTGACATTAAAAATATCGGCTCAAGTTCTGGCTGCGACATGCTGTATGGCATGGCGGATGCCTGCGCCCTGAGCCACAGGTCCGGAGGGAATTATGTCGATCAGGATAGTTGTTAA
- a CDS encoding LysR family transcriptional regulator, which yields MNSIFTEENLLAFTMAARYSSFSKAAEELGLTTSAISYTIKRMELGLDVVLFTRSTRSIELTESGRYLFRKATDLLNDFHAIKRSIDTIAQGIEARVRICINQLLYTPQHTARLLQVLKKQFPTCQITVTTEVYNGVWDSIINNLANIAIGAPDTLLDGGGIDYTEIGAIRWSFAIAPDHPLAFMPEPISESQLRLYPNIMVEDTAHTINKKVGWLLHGQESILVPDFNTKCQCQILGEGIGFLPDYMVREAMEKSLLVTRKIHNPRQDSRMLLATQHSATGRVTQWIKKEFGPQGVLTGIYQDLLHRE from the coding sequence ATGAATTCAATTTTTACCGAGGAAAACCTGCTGGCATTTACCATGGCTGCCCGCTATAGCAGCTTTAGCAAAGCGGCTGAAGAACTTGGCTTAACCACATCGGCAATTAGTTACACCATTAAGCGCATGGAGCTGGGGCTTGATGTGGTGCTGTTTACGCGTAGCACCCGTAGCATTGAGTTGACCGAATCTGGTCGCTATCTGTTTCGCAAGGCCACCGACCTGCTCAACGATTTCCACGCCATCAAGCGCAGCATTGATACCATTGCTCAGGGTATTGAAGCCCGGGTACGTATCTGTATTAACCAGCTGTTATATACCCCTCAACACACGGCGCGACTGCTGCAGGTACTCAAGAAACAGTTCCCTACCTGCCAGATAACCGTCACCACCGAGGTGTATAACGGCGTCTGGGATTCGATCATCAACAACCTTGCCAACATCGCTATCGGCGCGCCGGATACTTTACTGGATGGCGGCGGGATTGATTACACCGAGATCGGCGCGATCCGCTGGTCGTTTGCGATTGCCCCGGATCATCCGCTGGCTTTTATGCCTGAACCGATTTCTGAGAGCCAGTTGCGCCTGTACCCGAACATCATGGTGGAAGACACCGCGCACACCATCAACAAAAAGGTCGGTTGGCTGTTACACGGCCAGGAGTCGATCCTGGTTCCCGATTTTAATACCAAATGCCAGTGCCAGATCCTGGGTGAGGGCATCGGTTTTCTGCCGGACTATATGGTGCGCGAGGCGATGGAAAAGTCGTTGCTGGTCACGCGGAAGATCCACAACCCGCGTCAGGATTCACGGATGTTGCTGGCAACCCAGCATTCAGCAACCGGTCGGGTAACGCAGTGGATTAAAAAGGAGTTTGGCCCACAAGGGGTGTTGACGGGAATTTATCAGGATTTGCTGCATCGGGAGTGA
- the pgaC gene encoding poly-beta-1,6 N-acetyl-D-glucosamine synthase gives MTDRIIAFLILCLMFSLPFGVAVVFTGEVMLNFVFFWPLFMSALWISGGVYFWFYRERHWKWGDDTPPPTLQGNPLVSILIPCFNEGINARETIEAALAQRYKNIEVIAINDGSTDDTHDVLEQLAVEYPSLRVIHLAENQGKALALKTGAAAARSDYLVCIDGDALLDRDAVAYIVAPLIQFPRVGAVTGNPRIRTRSTLIGRVQVGEFSSIIGLIKRTQRVYGQIFTVSGVVAAFRRRALAEVGYWSPDMITEDIDISWKLQLRHWSVFFEPRALCWILMPETLRGLWKQRLRWAQGGAEVFIVNMRRLWSWEFRRMWPLFLEFCFSTAWSFAYAVSIVLFLLGLMIPMPDSLYVQHLFPPAFTGLILGVVCLLQFAVSLMIERRYEKGIGASLFWIIWFPVVYWMLSLFTTLVAFPKVMLKRKRGRARWVSPDRGIGRIES, from the coding sequence ATGACAGATCGCATTATTGCTTTCCTGATACTTTGCCTGATGTTCAGCCTGCCGTTTGGCGTGGCTGTCGTCTTTACAGGTGAAGTGATGTTGAACTTTGTCTTCTTCTGGCCCTTATTCATGTCAGCATTGTGGATAAGCGGCGGGGTCTATTTCTGGTTTTACCGTGAACGCCACTGGAAATGGGGAGATGACACGCCGCCGCCGACGCTACAGGGAAATCCGCTGGTTTCCATTTTGATCCCTTGTTTTAACGAAGGGATCAATGCGCGTGAAACCATTGAGGCCGCGCTGGCGCAGCGATATAAGAACATCGAAGTGATTGCCATCAACGATGGTTCAACGGATGATACCCACGACGTGCTGGAACAACTGGCTGTGGAATACCCCAGTCTGCGGGTGATTCATCTGGCTGAAAACCAGGGCAAAGCGCTGGCGCTTAAGACCGGGGCAGCCGCGGCGCGCAGTGATTACCTGGTGTGTATTGATGGCGATGCGTTATTGGACCGTGATGCCGTTGCCTATATTGTGGCTCCGCTTATCCAGTTCCCGCGCGTCGGTGCAGTGACCGGGAATCCACGTATTCGAACCCGCTCCACCTTAATCGGTCGGGTGCAGGTCGGTGAGTTTTCTTCCATTATCGGCTTGATTAAGCGTACACAGCGAGTCTATGGGCAGATCTTTACCGTTTCTGGCGTGGTTGCGGCGTTTCGTCGTCGCGCGCTGGCCGAGGTCGGTTACTGGAGCCCGGACATGATCACCGAAGACATCGACATCAGTTGGAAGCTGCAATTGCGCCACTGGTCAGTATTCTTTGAGCCGCGAGCACTGTGCTGGATCTTAATGCCTGAAACGTTAAGAGGGCTGTGGAAGCAGCGTCTGCGCTGGGCTCAGGGGGGAGCAGAGGTGTTTATCGTTAACATGCGCCGCCTGTGGTCGTGGGAGTTCCGCCGCATGTGGCCGCTGTTTCTTGAGTTCTGTTTTTCTACCGCCTGGTCGTTTGCCTATGCTGTCAGTATCGTGTTGTTCCTGTTAGGGCTGATGATCCCGATGCCGGACTCGCTGTATGTACAACATCTGTTCCCGCCGGCCTTTACCGGACTTATCCTCGGCGTGGTGTGCTTGCTGCAGTTTGCGGTGAGCCTGATGATTGAGCGGCGCTACGAAAAAGGCATTGGCGCGTCGTTGTTCTGGATTATCTGGTTTCCGGTGGTGTACTGGATGCTAAGCCTGTTCACCACGCTGGTCGCTTTCCCGAAAGTCATGCTCAAACGCAAACGCGGCAGGGCGCGTTGGGTGAGTCCCGACCGTGGAATTGGGAGGATCGAATCATGA
- a CDS encoding (4Fe-4S)-binding protein → MDKELLDAGYRAYTGEKIDVYFNTAICQHSGNCVRGSAKLFNLKRKPWIIPDEVDVATVIKVIDTCPSGALKYRQK, encoded by the coding sequence GTGGATAAGGAACTACTGGATGCAGGTTACCGGGCCTATACCGGCGAGAAGATTGATGTCTACTTCAATACGGCGATATGTCAGCATTCGGGCAACTGTGTGCGGGGAAGCGCTAAGCTGTTTAATCTGAAGCGTAAACCGTGGATCATTCCGGATGAAGTGGATGTCGCAACGGTCATTAAAGTGATTGATACCTGTCCGAGCGGTGCGCTGAAATATCGCCAGAAATGA
- the pgaB gene encoding poly-beta-1,6-N-acetyl-D-glucosamine N-deacetylase PgaB, whose amino-acid sequence MLKRCLWLSALIAGWLMITACSSAHNTTPRYVPPAQRTPLTADHPWPKNSFLVLGYHDVEDGAADQRYLSVRTSALSDQMAWLRDNGYNPISVQQILDAHDGKIVLPEKAVLLTFDDGYSSFYTRVWPLLKAYNWPALWAPVGSWVDAPANKKVDFGGLMTARDKFATWKMVEEMGKSPLVEVGAHTWNSHFGGEANPQGSKEPAVANRLYDKKTGAYETDEQYTRRINADISLITNKIKSVTGKSPRAWVWPYGAANGTTLNLAKDHGYKMAFTLNEGLANAAFLDDIPRVLISDNPSLKRFASQVAQVREPQTMRVMHVDLDYVYDKDPAQQKRNIDKLIQRVYDMRISHVFLQAYADPQGDGNIRELYFPNRWLPMRADLFNYISWQLQTRAGVTVYAWMPVLAFDLDASIPRVTAWDPKTGRTAINRENYVRLSPWDSEARKRITEIYEDLAKHASFKGILFHDDAFLTDFEDASPEAVAAYRAAGLPGSIEQIRSNPQSFERWTRLKSKVLIDFTKQLTQAVRNIRGPQVQTARNIYAMPVLEPESEAWFAQNLNDFLNTYDWTAPMAMPFMEQIPANDANAWLDRLVNAVAQTPGALDKTVFELQARDWRKSGDEAEISGKQIAEWMRQLKLSGAGNYGYYPDDFISDKPEMSEIRSTFSSYWYPQK is encoded by the coding sequence ATGCTGAAAAGATGCCTGTGGCTTAGCGCATTAATCGCTGGCTGGTTGATGATTACCGCGTGCAGTAGCGCGCACAATACAACGCCTCGCTATGTTCCTCCCGCGCAGAGAACGCCGCTGACGGCGGATCATCCGTGGCCGAAAAATAGCTTTCTGGTGCTCGGCTACCACGACGTTGAGGATGGCGCCGCCGACCAGCGCTATCTTTCTGTGCGCACCAGCGCGTTGAGCGACCAAATGGCGTGGCTGCGTGATAATGGCTATAACCCGATCAGCGTGCAGCAAATTTTGGACGCCCATGACGGTAAAATCGTGTTGCCAGAAAAAGCGGTACTGCTCACCTTTGATGACGGATATAGCAGTTTTTATACCCGCGTCTGGCCGCTTCTGAAAGCCTACAACTGGCCTGCGCTTTGGGCTCCGGTAGGGAGTTGGGTTGATGCCCCCGCCAACAAAAAGGTCGATTTTGGCGGGCTAATGACGGCGCGAGATAAATTTGCCACCTGGAAAATGGTCGAAGAAATGGGCAAATCGCCGTTGGTGGAAGTCGGTGCGCACACCTGGAACTCGCATTTCGGTGGCGAAGCCAACCCGCAGGGAAGTAAAGAACCGGCGGTGGCGAACCGCCTGTATGATAAGAAGACCGGCGCTTACGAAACGGACGAACAGTACACGCGACGCATAAACGCGGATATCTCTCTTATCACCAATAAGATTAAATCGGTGACCGGGAAATCGCCACGCGCGTGGGTCTGGCCTTACGGCGCGGCCAACGGCACAACGTTAAACCTGGCTAAAGATCATGGCTATAAGATGGCCTTCACGCTCAACGAAGGGCTGGCGAATGCCGCGTTTCTCGACGATATTCCACGCGTGCTGATCTCTGATAACCCCTCTCTGAAGCGCTTTGCCAGCCAGGTTGCGCAGGTACGTGAACCGCAGACGATGCGCGTGATGCATGTCGATCTGGATTACGTGTATGACAAAGATCCGGCCCAGCAGAAGCGAAACATCGACAAGCTTATCCAGCGCGTTTATGACATGCGCATTTCTCATGTCTTCCTGCAAGCCTACGCCGATCCGCAGGGCGACGGGAATATTCGCGAGCTCTATTTCCCCAACCGCTGGCTGCCAATGCGCGCCGACCTCTTTAACTATATCTCCTGGCAGTTACAAACGCGGGCAGGGGTGACGGTGTATGCCTGGATGCCGGTTCTGGCTTTCGATCTCGACGCTTCCATTCCACGCGTAACCGCCTGGGATCCGAAAACGGGCCGTACTGCGATCAACCGCGAGAACTATGTTCGTCTGTCTCCCTGGGACAGCGAAGCGCGTAAACGCATCACTGAAATCTATGAAGACCTGGCGAAGCATGCCAGCTTTAAAGGGATTTTGTTCCACGACGATGCTTTCCTGACGGATTTTGAAGATGCGTCACCGGAGGCGGTAGCCGCCTACCGCGCCGCAGGTCTTCCGGGCAGCATTGAGCAAATCCGTAGCAACCCACAGTCGTTTGAGCGCTGGACGCGACTAAAAAGTAAGGTGCTGATCGACTTCACCAAACAGCTGACCCAGGCGGTGCGTAATATTCGCGGTCCGCAGGTGCAAACTGCGCGCAATATTTACGCGATGCCGGTACTGGAACCGGAGAGTGAAGCCTGGTTTGCGCAGAATCTGAATGATTTCCTCAATACCTATGACTGGACGGCACCGATGGCGATGCCATTCATGGAGCAGATCCCGGCTAATGATGCCAACGCCTGGCTCGACAGATTAGTGAATGCCGTTGCACAAACGCCCGGCGCGCTGGACAAAACCGTGTTTGAACTACAGGCACGAGACTGGCGTAAATCCGGGGACGAGGCTGAAATCAGCGGAAAACAAATAGCCGAATGGATGCGCCAACTGAAATTAAGCGGTGCAGGTAACTACGGCTATTACCCGGATGATTTCATCAGCGACAAACCTGAGATGTCAGAGATTCGCTCGACGTTCTCCTCATACTGGTACCCGCAAAAATGA
- a CDS encoding ankyrin repeat domain-containing protein: MSEKELITEFLLAAEQGSADGLKSCLAKSVDINATNRQGRTAIIIASLNKHYDCVSLLIAAGADINKQDQTCFNPFLISCLTNDLTLLRIVLPANPDLNCLSRFGGVGITPASEKGHVEIVRELLLRTDINVNHTNFVGWTPLLEAIVLNDGGAKQQEIVKLLLDHGANPHMTDKYGKTPLELAREKGYHEIAELLIAAGA, translated from the coding sequence ATGTCAGAGAAAGAACTCATTACTGAATTTCTGCTGGCGGCAGAGCAGGGCAGTGCTGATGGATTAAAATCCTGCCTGGCAAAAAGTGTGGATATTAATGCCACTAACCGCCAGGGACGCACCGCCATTATTATTGCCAGCCTGAATAAGCATTATGACTGTGTTTCTTTATTGATTGCCGCTGGTGCCGATATTAATAAACAGGATCAAACCTGTTTTAATCCATTCCTGATTAGCTGTCTGACTAATGATTTAACGTTGCTGCGTATCGTATTGCCGGCCAACCCCGATCTCAATTGCCTGAGCCGGTTTGGCGGCGTTGGTATTACGCCTGCCAGCGAAAAAGGCCATGTCGAGATCGTCCGCGAACTTCTGCTGCGTACCGATATCAATGTTAACCATACCAACTTTGTCGGCTGGACGCCGTTACTGGAAGCCATCGTGCTTAATGACGGCGGCGCGAAGCAGCAAGAAATCGTTAAGCTGCTGCTCGACCATGGCGCAAACCCACACATGACGGATAAATACGGTAAAACCCCGCTGGAACTGGCGCGGGAGAAAGGGTATCACGAGATTGCCGAACTGCTGATTGCGGCCGGAGCCTGA
- the pgaD gene encoding poly-beta-1,6-N-acetyl-D-glucosamine biosynthesis protein PgaD: protein MSQPLIFTERRLLPRIIDVLLTVIAWVGFIYLIYKGLIAALAHSPYMGVRPFFTTLDTVTFYILVALVNGLVLISWAKYNQYRFRVERRSRRPGLEDHELAESLRITRELVTELNKARVLTVHHHENGEISHIDVDRDIADNRLPPPTPAMLEYLPPEPQPSMQKRSE from the coding sequence ATGAGCCAGCCACTGATCTTTACGGAGCGGCGTTTGTTGCCGCGCATTATTGACGTGCTGTTGACGGTCATCGCCTGGGTTGGATTTATCTATTTGATCTATAAAGGGCTGATCGCGGCTCTGGCGCACTCACCTTATATGGGCGTGCGACCCTTTTTCACCACGCTGGATACGGTCACGTTTTACATCCTTGTCGCGCTGGTCAACGGACTGGTGCTGATAAGCTGGGCGAAGTACAACCAGTATCGTTTTCGTGTAGAACGCCGCAGCCGCAGGCCCGGACTGGAAGACCATGAGCTGGCGGAAAGTTTACGCATTACCCGGGAACTGGTTACAGAACTCAACAAAGCGCGGGTGCTGACGGTCCACCATCATGAGAATGGTGAAATCAGTCATATCGATGTGGACAGGGATATCGCCGATAACCGCCTGCCGCCGCCGACGCCTGCGATGCTGGAGTATTTGCCGCCAGAGCCGCAGCCGTCGATGCAGAAAAGGTCTGAGTGA
- the pgaA gene encoding poly-beta-1,6 N-acetyl-D-glucosamine export porin PgaA: MLSMRRHANFIKRFKSLSCLFTASVLFPMQISAAVSDYDALVIEARSGNSAPLLRYLEDQGKQSALSPNQVADWLQVSSWVENNDKTTIAIWQRYRGQMEVPARGKVAAARAYRNQKNWNDSLAVWESVLQEEPDNVDVRTGWIMTLADARYNQQALTEANKWAQAHPGADSDALLAYVYHSQGKNWDALLVASQADDVDPDNKNAKSTLLSALSANRVSGPALNMAEVVPTADPVKRRLELDAAAEMVRSSYTSARNEEERFIVADKALARYDQLLAAWKDEPSAQNDVRRARIDRMGALLVRKRTSEVINEYESLSASGEVPNYAKRWVASAWLSERQPEKTEAMLMSIYYPNGPIPVMPLGPEDQQDLFYAHIDNENFDAAKKQAENLIKESPYLRRIYGSPTPQPNDNWLLGQSLLTQYHIAANELPEAEKLAEHLARTGSGNQGLRISYASVLEARGLPHAAEKELKLAEVIEPSNLELERQQAYVALDLQEWKQADELTDDVIARSPDDEATLRLARIRDVHKMSEVRISGTQGISSDSPVSGKNDFNINTAIYSPPINDNWRLFTGFNFATGEFEEGKGISRDLAAGAEWTSRDYWAEMEVSGRNYGDGQKIGGRLSGWHDFNDNWRVGGSAERLSRNTPLRALRSGVYANGGDMFVRWYQNERREYQLSFAASHFSDGNDRIEYGLSGKERMWTTPRFTLDFTPGIGGSTNTKENVPYYNPKSDFSVVPGLSAEQVLYRHYDTVWTQQGLAGVGGYWQQGQDAGAIVQVGYGQRLKWNNVVDGGVMLIWDKRPYDGKRERNISLAFDLNVRF; the protein is encoded by the coding sequence ATGTTAAGTATGCGTCGACATGCCAACTTCATTAAACGTTTTAAGTCTTTAAGCTGTTTATTTACGGCAAGCGTTCTTTTTCCTATGCAAATCTCTGCAGCGGTATCAGATTATGACGCTTTGGTTATTGAAGCGCGAAGTGGTAATAGTGCGCCGTTATTGCGCTATCTTGAGGATCAGGGAAAGCAAAGCGCGCTATCGCCAAATCAGGTTGCCGACTGGCTGCAAGTTTCCAGTTGGGTTGAGAACAACGATAAAACCACCATTGCAATCTGGCAGCGCTATCGTGGGCAGATGGAAGTGCCTGCGCGCGGCAAAGTCGCCGCTGCTCGTGCGTACCGTAACCAGAAAAACTGGAATGATTCATTGGCGGTATGGGAAAGCGTTTTACAGGAAGAACCTGACAACGTTGACGTACGTACCGGCTGGATAATGACATTGGCGGATGCTCGCTACAACCAGCAAGCCCTTACTGAAGCGAATAAATGGGCACAGGCGCATCCGGGCGCAGACTCCGACGCGTTACTTGCCTATGTCTATCATTCCCAGGGGAAAAACTGGGACGCGCTGTTGGTTGCCAGCCAGGCAGATGACGTTGATCCAGATAATAAAAATGCAAAATCCACGCTGCTATCTGCTCTGTCAGCAAACCGCGTTTCCGGGCCCGCTCTAAATATGGCGGAGGTAGTACCTACAGCAGATCCTGTGAAGCGTCGCCTTGAACTTGATGCTGCCGCCGAAATGGTACGTTCCTCCTATACGTCCGCGCGGAATGAAGAAGAACGGTTTATCGTGGCGGATAAAGCCCTGGCCCGTTATGACCAGTTACTGGCTGCCTGGAAGGATGAACCATCCGCGCAGAATGATGTTCGTCGGGCGAGAATTGACCGCATGGGCGCTTTGCTGGTTCGTAAACGTACTTCTGAAGTGATTAATGAATACGAATCGCTGTCTGCAAGCGGCGAAGTGCCAAACTACGCAAAACGCTGGGTAGCATCGGCATGGTTAAGCGAGCGCCAGCCAGAAAAAACCGAAGCGATGCTGATGAGCATCTACTATCCGAACGGACCGATTCCTGTTATGCCGCTCGGCCCAGAGGATCAACAGGATCTGTTCTACGCGCATATCGATAATGAAAACTTTGATGCTGCTAAAAAGCAGGCCGAAAACTTAATCAAAGAGAGTCCGTACCTGCGACGTATCTATGGTTCGCCAACGCCGCAGCCTAACGATAACTGGCTGCTCGGACAGTCGCTGCTGACGCAATATCATATTGCTGCCAATGAATTGCCAGAGGCAGAAAAGCTCGCAGAGCATCTGGCGCGAACAGGCTCAGGTAACCAGGGACTGCGCATATCTTATGCCTCTGTACTTGAAGCGCGTGGCTTGCCACATGCGGCGGAGAAAGAGTTGAAGCTTGCGGAAGTGATTGAGCCAAGCAACCTGGAGCTGGAGCGTCAGCAGGCTTACGTTGCGCTGGATCTCCAGGAGTGGAAGCAAGCCGATGAACTGACGGATGACGTTATCGCCCGTAGCCCGGATGATGAAGCGACGCTGCGCCTCGCGCGTATTCGTGATGTCCACAAAATGTCGGAAGTGCGTATTAGCGGCACGCAGGGGATCTCGTCCGATAGCCCGGTCAGCGGTAAGAATGATTTCAACATCAACACGGCGATTTACTCCCCGCCAATTAACGACAACTGGCGACTGTTTACCGGATTCAACTTTGCTACCGGTGAATTTGAAGAAGGGAAGGGGATCAGCCGCGATCTGGCGGCAGGCGCGGAATGGACTTCCCGTGATTACTGGGCGGAAATGGAAGTGTCTGGCCGAAATTATGGCGATGGTCAGAAGATTGGTGGACGTCTTTCCGGTTGGCATGACTTCAATGACAACTGGCGCGTAGGCGGTTCGGCCGAGCGTTTGTCGCGTAATACGCCACTGCGCGCGCTGCGTAGCGGCGTGTATGCCAACGGCGGCGATATGTTTGTCCGCTGGTATCAAAACGAACGACGTGAATATCAACTGTCGTTCGCCGCATCACATTTCTCAGATGGTAACGATCGCATCGAATACGGACTCAGCGGAAAAGAACGCATGTGGACGACGCCGCGCTTCACTCTGGACTTTACCCCAGGCATCGGCGGGAGCACTAACACCAAAGAGAATGTGCCGTATTACAACCCGAAGAGTGATTTTTCCGTTGTTCCGGGCCTGAGCGCGGAGCAGGTTCTTTACCGCCACTATGACACCGTCTGGACTCAGCAAGGCCTGGCAGGTGTCGGTGGCTACTGGCAGCAAGGCCAGGACGCTGGTGCCATCGTTCAGGTGGGATATGGACAACGGCTCAAATGGAACAACGTCGTAGATGGTGGGGTGATGCTGATTTGGGATAAACGCCCCTACGACGGTAAACGTGAGCGGAATATCTCCCTCGCTTTCGATTTAAATGTCAGGTTTTAA
- a CDS encoding N-acetyltransferase: protein MEILAGHNKFYVNDAEGNQVAEIVFVPTGEHLSIIEHTDVDPSLKGQGVGKQLVAKVVEKMRAENRKVIPLCPFAKHEFDKTREYDDIRA, encoded by the coding sequence ATGGAAATTCTTGCAGGCCACAATAAGTTTTATGTTAACGATGCTGAAGGCAATCAGGTTGCCGAGATTGTCTTCGTGCCGACGGGTGAGCATCTCAGCATTATTGAACATACCGATGTCGATCCCAGCCTGAAAGGTCAGGGCGTTGGTAAACAGCTGGTGGCGAAGGTGGTGGAGAAAATGCGTGCCGAAAACCGCAAAGTTATTCCGCTGTGCCCGTTTGCCAAACATGAGTTTGATAAAACCCGTGAGTACGACGATATTCGCGCCTGA
- a CDS encoding GNAT family N-acetyltransferase, whose protein sequence is MKIVNAEEEHIHAIRDIYAHHVIHGTGSFETDPPDTREMLARLEKIRSLGLPWVVALQEDKVIGYCYLTRYRERYAYRYTLEDSIYIDPTAQRQGAGKALLRHVIDWAETHGYRQLIAIVGDSNNQGSLKVHQQAGFTQIGTLKNIGFKHGLWLDTVLLQRNLGAGDSTLPADSGAAI, encoded by the coding sequence ATGAAAATCGTTAACGCAGAAGAAGAGCACATCCACGCCATACGCGATATCTACGCCCATCATGTTATTCACGGTACCGGCAGCTTTGAAACTGACCCGCCGGATACCCGCGAGATGCTGGCACGTCTGGAAAAAATCCGCAGTCTGGGACTGCCGTGGGTTGTTGCGCTGCAGGAAGATAAGGTCATAGGGTATTGTTATCTCACTCGCTATCGCGAGCGTTATGCCTACCGCTATACCCTCGAAGATTCGATTTACATTGACCCGACGGCACAGCGTCAGGGGGCGGGAAAAGCGTTGCTCCGCCATGTCATTGACTGGGCCGAAACGCACGGTTATCGGCAGTTGATCGCCATCGTCGGCGACAGCAATAATCAGGGATCGCTGAAGGTCCATCAACAGGCCGGATTTACGCAAATCGGCACGCTAAAGAACATTGGCTTTAAACATGGACTCTGGCTTGATACGGTATTACTGCAACGCAACCTGGGCGCAGGCGACAGCACCCTACCAGCAGATTCCGGTGCCGCTATTTAA